From the Lactobacillus johnsonii genome, the window GGTATTTATCTAGCAGAATATGCTAAAGATAATTGGTTTACTAACTTGATTAGAACAACAATTGAAATTTTAAGCTCACTTCCTTCAATTGTTGTTGGTTTATTTGGTTATTTATTATTTGTAGTACAGTTTGGATTTGGTTTTTCAATTATTTCTGGTGCCTTGGCTCTTACATTCTTTAATTTACCAACGCTAACTAGTAATATTGAACAAGCTATTGAAGGTGTTCCGCAAGCACAAAGAGATGCGGGACTTGCCTTGGGCTTATCTAACTGGAAAACAATTCGCGGGATCGTTTTGCCAGCAGCCTTACCAGGAATTTTAACTGGTATTATTTTGAGTGCTGGTAGAATTTTTGGTGAAGCCGCTGCCTTAATTTATACTGCAGGTCAAAGTGGATCTACAATTGACTATAGTAATTGGAATCCATTTAGTCCAACTAGTTTTTTAAATGTGATGCGTCCAGCAGAAACTTTAGCTGTTCATATTTGGAAGGTTAATACTGAAGGGATTATTCCCGATGCAACAATTGTTTCAGCTGCAACTTCTGCGTTGTTAATTATTGTGGTGATTTTATTCAATCTTGGAGCACGTGCCTTGGGTAATCATTTATACCGCAAATTAACAGCTGCTAAGTCATAAGGAGAAATTTATGCAAAATGTAAATGAAGCCCCGACATATATTCATCAATTTGATAAAGATGAGCAGATTATTTCGACGCAAGACCTTAGTGTTTTTTATGGAGGTAGCGTTCAAAAGCTTTTTAATGCTAGTCTTCAATTTAAGAAAAAAACTATCACAGCCTTAATTGGAGGATCTGGTTCAGGAAAGTCTACTTTTTTACGTTGTCTTAATAGAATGAATGATAAAGTGGCTCGAGTAGACGGTGAAATTTGGTACCATGGCTTAGATATCAATAAAAACAATATTAACGTTTACCAGTTAAGAAAAAATATTGGAATGGTTTTCCAAAAGCCTAATCCATTTCCAAAATCAATTAGAGAAAATATTACTTATGCTCTAAAAGCAAATGGTGAAAATGATAAGCAAAAATTAGATCAAATTGTAGAAGAAAGTTTAAGAGCAGCTGCTTTATGGGATGAGGTGAAGGACAAGTTAGATAAGAGTGCATTGGCAATGTCTGGTGGTCAACAGCAGCGCTTATGTATTGCGCGAGCTCTTGCATTGAAGCCTGAAATTTTGCTGCTTGATGAGCCTGCTAGTGCTCTTGATCCTGTTTCTACTTCTAAACTTGAGGATACACTTAAGCAGTTGAGAACTGACTATACAATGATCATGGTAACGCACAATATGCAACAAGCTAGTCGTATTAGTGATTACACAGCTTTCTTTCATTTAGGTCATGTTTTAGAGTATGACACTACTGAAAATATTTTTACTAATCCTAAAGGTGAAATTACGGAAGACTACATTCGCGGAAGTTTTGGATAAGGGGTTTACTGTGGAAAATATTATTACAAGTAAAGATGTTCACCTAAGCTATGGAAATGTTGAAGCTTTACACGGCATTAGCTTAGACTTTGAAGAAAAAGAACTTACTGCCTTAATCGGTCCTTCAGGATGCGGAAAATCAACCTTTCTTCGTTGTTTGAACAGAATGAATGACGACATACCTAATATTCATATTAGTGGTGAGATTAAATTTGAAAATAAGAATATTTATGGCCCTAAAATGGATTTGGTAGAATTGCGTAAAGATGTTGGAATGGTGTTCCAGCAGGCAAGTCCTTTTCCATTTTCTGTTTATGACAATATTGCTTACGGTCTTAGAATTGCTGGGATTAAAGATAAAGAATTGATCGACCAGCGAGTTGAAGAAAGTTTAAAGCAAGCTGCAATTTGGAAAGAGACTAAAGATAATTTAGATCGAAACGCTCAAGCATTTTCTGGAGGACAACAACAGAGAATTTGTATTGCTCGTGCTTTAGCGGTTCGTCCAAAAGTAGTTTTGCTTGATGAGCCTACAAGTGCTCTGGATCCAATTTCAAGTAGTGAGATTGAAGAGACTCTTCTTGAATTAAAGCATGATTTTACTTTTATCATGGTAACGCACAACTTACAACAAGCCTCTCGAATTAGCGACTATACTGCTTTCTTAATGAGTGGGGACTTAATTGAGTATGGTAAGACCTCAGATATGTTTATGAATCCGAAAAAGCAGATTACTAGTGATTATCTGAATGGACGTTTTGGTTAATAAAGGAGTTTTTAAGATGCATGAAGTTTTTTTAGATGAATTACGTAAGTTGAATACTCGTTTCATGGGAATGGGTATTGATGTTAGTGAAGCGATTGAAGAAGCAACACAAGCTTTTGTTGAACATGATAAAAAACTAGCGCAAAGCCTAGTTAAAGATGATCAAAAAGTGTCACGTGCTGCTACAAAAGTTGAAAAAAGAACCTTAAAATTAATGGCTCTTCAACAACCAGTTGCTAGTGACTTTAGAAATGTTATTAGTATCTTAAAAGCTACTAATGATTTAGAACGAATTGGTGAAAATGCTAATTCAATCGCTTGGGAAACAATTCGAGTAAAGGGAAATCCTCGTATTCCAGAAGTTGAAGCAATTATTAAGTCAATGTCCAAGAAAGTTAACTTTATGTTAGACCAAGTTTTAAAGGCCTATGTACAAGGTGATGAAAAATTGGCTCGTGAAGTTGCTAAAAAAGATGATGAAGTAGATGAGGATTATGTAAAGGCTCGTAAGTTAATTATTTCTGGAATTAAGCAAGATCCAGAAGCAGCGGTCGCTTCTTCAAGCTACTTTATGGTAATTCGTTTACTTGAACGTATTGGTGACCACGTCGTTAATTTAGCACAATGGGTTATCTATAAAATGTCAGGAGAATTAGTAGATTTAAATACTAAGGATACTGATGAGATGACCGAATTATAAAATTGAATATTTTTATGAAGCCGGCCAACAATTGATTGATATGGTTGGTCTACTTAAAAAATTTGAATATAGAAAAATAAGAACCTTCAATTTGAGGGTTCTTATTTTTATTTAACTTTATATCCCTCAGTTGTAAGCGCGTGCAAAAAGTAAAAAAGAAATCTATAATAAAACTATAAATTAAGCTGTAATACTAAGTAGGGGGAAGTTATGCGCGATATAGTACAAAAAAAGAAGAGACATCAATTTCCAACAGCATATACAGTTATCATTATTGTTCTATTATTGGTACAGATTTTAACGTTTTTTATACCGTCGGGTAATTATGCAACGCTTGAATATGATCAACCAAGTAAAGAGTTTGTAATTACAAAACCAAATGGTAGCAAGCATAAAGAAGCAGCAACCCAAAAAACGTTAGATAAATATAAAGTTAAGATTGATGTTAAAAAGTTTACCAGTGGGACGATCTATAAACCGGTAGCCATTCCTGATTCCTATGAAAAAATTAATCAGAAAAAGCCAGGACTTGGCGGAGCAATTTATCAATTTCTTTCTTCACAAGTAAACGGAATTGCTCAAAGTATCGATATTATTGCCTTTGTTTTAATTCTAGGTGGTTGTATTGGAGTCGTCCATGCAAATGGTGCAATTGATGCTGGAATGCAGGCACTTTCTAAAAAAATTA encodes:
- the pstA gene encoding phosphate ABC transporter permease PstA, with translation MNAKTRNNIATAGIYTLVSIVVIILFGILGDILISGVPHLSWHFLSSEASSYQAGGGVRDQLFNSLYLLVLTLIISLPIALGAGIYLAEYAKDNWFTNLIRTTIEILSSLPSIVVGLFGYLLFVVQFGFGFSIISGALALTFFNLPTLTSNIEQAIEGVPQAQRDAGLALGLSNWKTIRGIVLPAALPGILTGIILSAGRIFGEAAALIYTAGQSGSTIDYSNWNPFSPTSFLNVMRPAETLAVHIWKVNTEGIIPDATIVSAATSALLIIVVILFNLGARALGNHLYRKLTAAKS
- the pstB gene encoding phosphate ABC transporter ATP-binding protein PstB, which translates into the protein MQNVNEAPTYIHQFDKDEQIISTQDLSVFYGGSVQKLFNASLQFKKKTITALIGGSGSGKSTFLRCLNRMNDKVARVDGEIWYHGLDINKNNINVYQLRKNIGMVFQKPNPFPKSIRENITYALKANGENDKQKLDQIVEESLRAAALWDEVKDKLDKSALAMSGGQQQRLCIARALALKPEILLLDEPASALDPVSTSKLEDTLKQLRTDYTMIMVTHNMQQASRISDYTAFFHLGHVLEYDTTENIFTNPKGEITEDYIRGSFG
- the pstB gene encoding phosphate ABC transporter ATP-binding protein PstB, which translates into the protein MENIITSKDVHLSYGNVEALHGISLDFEEKELTALIGPSGCGKSTFLRCLNRMNDDIPNIHISGEIKFENKNIYGPKMDLVELRKDVGMVFQQASPFPFSVYDNIAYGLRIAGIKDKELIDQRVEESLKQAAIWKETKDNLDRNAQAFSGGQQQRICIARALAVRPKVVLLDEPTSALDPISSSEIEETLLELKHDFTFIMVTHNLQQASRISDYTAFLMSGDLIEYGKTSDMFMNPKKQITSDYLNGRFG
- the phoU gene encoding phosphate signaling complex protein PhoU, with the protein product MHEVFLDELRKLNTRFMGMGIDVSEAIEEATQAFVEHDKKLAQSLVKDDQKVSRAATKVEKRTLKLMALQQPVASDFRNVISILKATNDLERIGENANSIAWETIRVKGNPRIPEVEAIIKSMSKKVNFMLDQVLKAYVQGDEKLAREVAKKDDEVDEDYVKARKLIISGIKQDPEAAVASSSYFMVIRLLERIGDHVVNLAQWVIYKMSGELVDLNTKDTDEMTEL